The following proteins are encoded in a genomic region of Nitrospirota bacterium:
- a CDS encoding proline--tRNA ligase → MRFSKMLIPTLRETPADAEAVSHILMVRAGYVRQLAAGLYIYLPLGLSIMRKINRILREEMDAIGAQEIALPALHPAEVWQETGRWSSIGEEMFRLKDRTGRDMCLGMTHEEIMTWLAQREIRSYRELPQVWYQIQTKLRDEARPKSGVLRTREFLMKDSYSFDADEEGLERNYQRHAEAYHRIFSRCGLKFSMVQSDPGMMGGAVSHEFMAPSPSGEDEIVLCDSCGYAANVELALSNPEKPETKEWTFEEVHTPEKRTVAEVSNFLKIRPEYFIKSLLLISDNGPVLALVRGDQELHEKKITRLIGKQRPAQKQEVKEILGVEAGFIGPMNQKLRIIADGCLREGVFISGANRQHYHAKGIRPGEHFTAEWHDIHMARQGDTCTKCNSPLKVARVIEIGNIFKLGTKYSVALKAFYLDENGQEKPLIMGSYGIGPARIAAAAIEQNNDKDGIIWPRSIAPFDAEILPLNMNDAGSIEVAEKLYKECISQGIDVLLDDRDERAGVKFKDADLIGIPTHIIIGEKNLREGLVEIKDRKTKEIVKVKVGDAVAHVASFR, encoded by the coding sequence ATGCGATTTTCAAAGATGCTCATCCCGACCTTAAGGGAAACCCCTGCCGATGCCGAGGCAGTAAGCCATATCCTCATGGTGAGGGCAGGGTATGTGAGGCAGCTTGCTGCAGGTCTTTACATATATCTCCCCCTCGGGCTTTCGATCATGCGGAAGATCAACAGGATTCTCAGGGAGGAGATGGACGCAATAGGCGCGCAGGAGATCGCGCTGCCTGCATTGCATCCGGCAGAGGTATGGCAGGAGACCGGAAGGTGGTCATCTATCGGGGAGGAGATGTTCCGGCTGAAAGACCGGACCGGCCGCGACATGTGCCTCGGGATGACCCATGAGGAGATCATGACCTGGCTTGCACAGAGGGAAATACGCTCCTACAGGGAGCTCCCCCAGGTGTGGTACCAGATTCAGACAAAGCTGAGAGACGAGGCAAGGCCGAAGAGCGGCGTTCTCAGGACAAGGGAATTCCTTATGAAGGACAGCTACAGTTTTGATGCGGACGAAGAGGGCCTCGAAAGGAATTACCAGCGACATGCCGAGGCATATCACAGGATTTTTTCACGGTGCGGGCTCAAGTTCTCCATGGTCCAGTCAGACCCGGGCATGATGGGCGGCGCGGTTTCCCATGAATTTATGGCTCCCAGCCCCTCGGGGGAGGACGAGATCGTTCTCTGCGATTCCTGCGGGTATGCGGCGAATGTGGAGCTTGCCCTTTCGAATCCGGAAAAGCCGGAAACGAAGGAGTGGACATTTGAAGAGGTGCATACCCCGGAAAAGCGCACGGTCGCGGAAGTATCGAACTTTCTGAAGATCAGGCCGGAATATTTTATCAAGAGCCTCCTGCTGATCAGCGACAATGGCCCTGTCCTCGCGCTTGTGAGAGGGGATCAGGAACTGCATGAGAAAAAGATAACCCGGCTGATCGGGAAACAGCGACCGGCCCAGAAACAGGAGGTAAAAGAGATTCTCGGCGTTGAGGCGGGATTTATCGGTCCCATGAACCAGAAACTCAGGATTATCGCAGATGGCTGTCTTCGGGAAGGCGTCTTCATCAGCGGCGCGAACAGACAGCACTATCATGCAAAGGGGATACGGCCGGGAGAGCATTTCACCGCAGAGTGGCACGATATCCATATGGCGAGGCAGGGGGACACATGCACGAAATGTAACTCGCCGCTGAAGGTTGCGCGTGTCATCGAGATAGGGAATATTTTCAAGCTCGGCACAAAATATTCCGTCGCCCTGAAGGCGTTCTATCTTGATGAGAACGGCCAGGAAAAGCCGCTCATCATGGGAAGCTACGGGATAGGGCCTGCAAGGATAGCCGCTGCAGCGATCGAGCAGAACAACGACAAGGACGGGATAATATGGCCGAGGAGCATCGCACCGTTTGATGCAGAGATCCTCCCGCTGAATATGAATGATGCCGGGAGCATTGAAGTTGCGGAAAAACTCTATAAAGAGTGCATATCTCAGGGGATAGACGTGCTGCTCGATGACCGTGATGAAAGGGCGGGGGTGAAGTTCAAGGATGCGGATCTCATCGGCATTCCCACGCATATCATCATCGGCGAAAAGAATCTCAGGGAAGGGCTTGTGGAGATCAAGGACAGGAAGACAAAAGAAATCGTGAAGGTGAAGGTCGGGGATGCGGTGGCGCATGTGGCATCTTTCCGTTGA